CTACAACTGAGCCGCCTCGTAGCCGACCACGCGGATGGCGGCGATGATCTCGTCGATGGTGACCCGATCGTCGTCGTAGGACACGAGGGTCGTCCCGTCGACATGGTCCGTCTTGCTCGACTCGACCCCCGGCACGTCAGCAAGAGTCATGTCGATCAGCATCGAACACGAACCGCAGTGCATCCCTGAAGTGCTCAGCGTGACCGTCTTCGAAGCCATACGTTCACTCGCCCCCCTTGATCGGCCCTGTCAGAAGGCTGCCGTTGGACCCGTCAGCCCTCTCCGTCGTCTGGAGCGCTCCGCAGTGAGGGCAGAGCCGCCAATCGGTCCTGACCGGACCGTCGCACTGGGGGCACGTCAACCCGACGCCCGGAGTCACTGCCGAACCGTCGCGCCCAGAGAGCCCGAAGATTCGATCCAAGACACTTGTGACGAAGGCGGGCGGTGTCTGCATGGACAAGGGACTCTCAGACGAAGGTGAACTGCTTGCACTACGTCAGTGCAAGCGATGTGCCAGCGGCAGACCCTCGCCCTACAACCCGAGACGTTGCATGCGGGCTTCAAGCGTCTTGGTCGTGAGTCCCAGAAGCTTCGCGGACTTGGGCAGGTTCGAACCGGTGCGGTCGAGTGCCTGACGAACGAGGTCGAGTTCAACCTCTTCAAGGTTCGTCCCGTCTTCCGGCAGTACGAAACCGCAGCTCGCCCGCCCCGCACTGACGACACCGGAACGGACCTCTGCAGGCAGGTCGTCGACTCCTATCTCATCGCCGTGGGACAGGATGACCATGCGCTCGATCGTGTTCTCCAACTCGCGGATGTTTCCGGGCCACTGGTAAGAGGCGAGCGCCTGCATCGCCTCACCTGAGATCACCTTGCTACCCGCGTTCGACTTCTCAAGAAAGTGCGCCACCAGAAGCGAGATGTCGCTTGAGCGCTGGCGCAGCGGGGGCAAGGTCACGGGGACGACGTTGAGGCGATAGAAGAGGTCCTCGCGGAATCCGCCATCGACGATCAACTGCTGCAGATCCTGGTTCGTAGCGGCGACGATACGTACGTCGACGTCGATGGAGCGCGTTCCGCCGAGCCGCTCGAAGCGTCGCTCCTGCAAGACGCGCAGGAGCTTGACCTGAGTCGCCGCCGAGATGTCGCCGATCTCGTCGAGGAAGATGGTCCCGGTGTTTGCCAACTCGAATCGCCCGGGCTTGCCTGTCATGGCGCCGGTGAACGCGCCCTTCTCGTAACCGAAGAGCTCGCTCTCCAGCAGCGTCTCGGGCAACGCGCCGGCAGACACGGACACGAACGGCTTCGTGGCTCGCTCCGAAAGATTGTGGAGGGCGCGTGCGATAAGCTCCTTGCCCGTGCCCGACTCACCGTAGATCATGACGGTCGCGCTCGTCGGAGCCACTTTGTGCACGGTCTCAAGGACCTCAAGCATGCGCTGATCCGACGCTACGATTCCTTGAACATCGTACTCACGCCCGATCTCTTCGCGAAGGCGTTCGACCTCAGCGGCAAGGTCCCGGTACATGAGCGCTTTGCTGATGGCGAGCTTGAGCTCCTCCAGGTCGAAGGGCTTGGTGAGATACTCGTTCGCTCCGGCCTTCATGGCATCAACCGCCTGCTCGACGTTGCCGTGTGCCGTGAGCATGATTATGGGGAACGAGACGCCTTTGCCCCTGAGGCGGCGCAGAACCTCCATCCCGTCCGGAGCAGGCATGCGATGGTCGAGGACCATGAGGTCAGGCTCGAAGTCGGCAGCGGCCGCAAGCGCCTCCTTGCCGTCAGACGCCTCGGCGACTTCGAACCCCTCAGCGGTGAGTGCCTGCCCGAGCACCCACCGCATATTCTTCTCGTCGTCGACTATCAGGATTCTCTTCTGCATGCGCTCCCCGTCCCTATTCCTTGAATACCGCAGGCATCGAGACCGTGAAGGTCGTGCCCCGCTCCGACGATTCGACTTCGATATGACCATCGTGCTCGTCGATGATGCGATGGACGATCGTCAATCCCAGTCCGGTACCGTCCGCCCGCTTCGTGAAGAAGGGGTCGAACACCTTCGTGATGTCCTCATCGGCGATTCCCGGTCCCGTGTCCGCCACCGTGACCACCACGTAATCTCCGTCGGACTCCGCGAAGATGCCGATGTTGCCGCCTTCTTCATCCATAGCCTGTACCGCGTTGGTCACGAGGTTCAAGAAGACCTGCTTGAGCTGATCCGGATCACCATAGACGGGTGGCAGCCCCTCAGGCCGCGCGTACGATATATGGACGCTGGCCTGCTTGGCGAAGCGGCTCGTGAAGAGCACGACGTCCTCGAGCACCCCGGCGAGGTCGGTATCCACCAGTGTAGGCTTGCTTGGCCTACCAAAATCGAGCAGCGCCTTGATGACCCTGTCCAGCCGGTCGATCTCCTGCTTGATCACCCCGGCTGCGACGTGGATGCGCTCCTTATCACACTGGGCATCCTCGAGCAGCTGCACACTTGCCCGGATCACCCCCAGCGGGTTGCGTACCTCGTGAGCCACACCCGCAGTGAGCTCGCCCATCGCGGCAAGACGGTCTGCTCGAATCAGCTGATCGGTCAACGTACGGATGTCGGAGACATCTTCGAGGGTGACGACCGCCCCGAGAATCGATCCCCCGACGGCCCTCATGCGCGAGGTTGACACCTGAGCATGGACGACTCGCCCGATCGGCGTGACGAACGTCGCCTCACGATGAGCCATGGGCACGCGCCCGGACAGCACCTTGGCTACGTCACTTGCAATCCCTCCGTCTTCACGGAAGAGAATCTCGATCGGCCGGGGAACCATCTGGGTCTCCGTCATGCCAAGCATCCGCTCCGCGGCGGGATTGGCCGTGGCGATAGAGCCATCGGGCCCCACGGTAAGCACTCCCGAAGTGATCGAGCGCAAGATCGAAGCGGTGTAATCCTGCACGTTGATGAGCTGGATGGCGCGCTCTTCGAGCTTCTTGTACGCCTCCTCCAACTGCGATGAGACCTGCTGCAGGTCACTGGAGCGGCGCACCTCTATGTCGCGCAATGCGCCGAACAGCAGACCGAGCGCGACGAACGAGATCATCTCAAGCCAGGTGTCGAATCGACTCACTGACCCACCGAGCATCAGGGACACGTGCGCCCCGTACAGAACGGCTGAGATGACCCCGGTGATCAGCCCGCCCCGTCTTCCGAACACCCAGGCCGCGTAGATGATCGGAACGAAGTACAGGCGACGGTAGAGCATGTGAAGCGGGAGGCTCCTCGCCGGAGTGAACATGTGCAGAAGCGTCACGAAGACGATCATCACGCTGATGGCGACAATCGCTCGTCCGGCCCGCCGACGCTCTTCGTGGTCGATGTCGCGCTGCGGTCCCGATTCCCGACCTGCGCCGGCCAAACCGCTTTTCTGCGGCGTCATCGACGGCGCCTGGCCCAGCTCGGCTCGATGCTGAGTTCCTCGCGGTACTTGGCGACGGTGCGACGGGCGACCGTCACGCCCTCATCGGAAAGCAGCTCCGCAAGCTTCTGGTCAGACAGCGGCTTGGCGGGATCCTCCTCCTTGACCAACTCGCGTAGACGGCTCTTCACGGTCGTCGCCGCCACGTCCATCCCACTCGACGTCCGATAGCCACCGCTGAAGAAGTGCTTGAGTTCGTAGAGCCCATACGGCGTGGCCATGTACTTGCCTGTGACTCCGCGAGAGACGGTGGATAGATGGACGCCGATCTCAACGGCGACGTCCTCCAGACGCAGGGGCCGCAGCGGTCCCTTGCCGTCTTCGAAGAAGTCGCGCTGCACCTCCATGATGATCTCGGTGATACGGCTGACCGTGTCCTTACGCCGGTCCACATTCCGGATGAAACTCTCAGCCGAGCGGATCTTGTCCTTGAGGTAGCGCCGCGTCTCGTCGTCGGCGTTCGATCCGCTCTTGAGCATCGCCCGGTATCGCGGCGAGACCCGCAGAGTGGGCAGCGCTTCGTTGTTCGGGATGATGAGCCACTCATCGTCGAAGCGCCGAAGCGTGACGTCAGGCACGATGTAGCCGGGCGATGGGCCCGGCGAGAACGCGCCGGCCGGCCGGGGGTTGAGAACCTTGAGAACTTCGACCAGCCTGCGTACCTCATCCTCGTCCACGTGGAGCGCGCGCGCGATCTTGCGGAAGTGATTCGACGCGACATCGTCGAGATGATTCCTGACGATGGTCATCATGAGCGGCTCATCTATGCCGAGGAACTCCAGCTGCAGGCAGAGCGCCTCGCTGAGATCCCGAGCTCCGACGCCGGGAGGATCGAGCTGCTGCACGGCACGCAACCCGGCCTCCGCTACGGTCGATGAGACTCCGACCAACGCCGCGATCTCGTCGAGCGAGCCGGTGAAGAAGCCGTCCCCATCAAGGGAGCCGACCACGGCCATCGCCGCATGTTCGACATCCTCATCCACATCGAGCAGCGCGACCTGATCGAGCAGGTAGTCGTCAAAACTCTGAATGCCGCCGACGTAGTCCTCGGTGTTGGTCTGCTCGGCGTTGGGATCGCGCGGCGCCGTGGCGCCGAGCTGGTCGAGGTCCTCATACATCTCGAGCCACTCGTCCCAGGAGCGCTCGTCGTCGCGCGCGTCTTCAGGCTGATCCTCGCCCTCTACCGGCTCGGATTCTGTCTCGTCGACCTCGAGCACCGGATTCTCGAGCATCTCCACTTCGACCATCTGCTGAAGCTCGGCGACGGGCATGGCGAGGATACTCAGCCCTTGGTAGACCTGGGGCGAGAGGGTGACCTTCTGTCGCAAGTCAGGACGCTGCGAGAGTTCCACTGCCCACCCCCTTTGCCGTCCGCAACGGTGGTCGACGCAAGTGCGCCGCCATGCAAAAAGTATACCGCTGTGCCCGCCTCTTCTCCCGCTGCATCAGGATTACTCCACCAAGTGCGCAGAAGCGCAGGGCAAACAGAGCCGTCGCGCTCAGTCCGGTGGCGGCAGTATGGGCGCGGGATCACGCTCAGGCAGCTGCACGATGGCGATCGCCGCGAGAACCAGCAGACCACCCAGCAGCTGTGCAGCCGTCAAGGACTCACCGAAGAGCACGAACGCGCCGATACCGGCAAGCGCCGGCTCCACGGTGGAGGTCACCGTCGCGTTGGTGGGAGGGATGTACTTGAGCGCCATGAGGAACGCCGAAAACGGCACCACGGTGCTCACTACCGCAAGAAAGACGACCGCGGCCAAGGATTCGGGCACCGCTAAGAGCTGAATCGTCGACTCGGGGCCCAGCACGAGCAACCAGAACAGCGAGGCGAACCCAAGGCCGTACACGAGCGTCGTGTAGGGCGTGAACCGCTTGGCGGCGACACTGCCCATGAGCGAGTAGGCGGCGAAGAAGACGGCTGAGGCCAGCCCCCATGCAACTCCGGCCGGTGACACCACCAGGCCCTCTCCTCCGATCGCGCCGACAACGAGCGCGCATCCCGTCACCGACAGCGCCACTCCCGCCGGCAGCGACCACGTCCATCGATGCTTCATGAACACCACGCCCACGATAAGGACGAGGACCGGCGCAAGGTACTCCAGAAGGATGGCTGTGGCCACGTTCGTGAGCGAGATGGTCTTGAAGTAGGTGTAGTGGACCGCCGCCAGACCGACAACGCCGAAGACGGCCAGGAACGGAAGGTCCTTCGGCCTCACAACGAGCGCCTCGCGCCTGAAAACAAGCAGGTACGCGAGCAGGATCACGCATGCCGCGAACGCCCGCCCGGCGGAGAGTGCCGTCGGGTCGATCGTGATCCCCAGCGGGGGAACGGGCCACGCGGCGGTCTCGGCGGTCGCCTCGGTGAACAGCCACTTCGCCGTGAGACCGCCGCTGGCCCAGCACGCCGCGGCAAGTAGGACCAACCCGTAGCCGCGCATGCGGACGGCCCGCGCCTCAGCCACGGGCGGAGGTCTGTTCGCGCTCGGTCTTGGTGGCCTGATACTCGTCGTAGGGTTCGAGGTGCGCTATGACGTCAACGACCTGGGGAAACGCGGCGCCGATCGCGCGTTCGACGTTCTCGGCGATCTCATGACCATCGGCCACGCTGCGCGTCTCGTCGACCTGAACATGGAGGTCGACGTAGACAGCGGACTCCGACCCCCTCGTGCGGATGTGGTGGCATCCAAGCACTCCCGCAACGGCAAGAACGCACGCGCATATCTCATCGGTGGATATGCGCGCGGAGTCTGACAACGTGGCACTGGCCTGGCGAAAGACCGCGACGGCCGTATACACGATCATGGCCGATACCAGCAGCGCGACGACCGGGTCGGCTTGAGGGAAGCCGGCTTTGACCATCACGAGTGAGAGGATGACCCCCAGGCTCACGAAGATGTCAGAGCGGGTATGACTGGCGTCGGCGATCAGGATCTCGGAGCCGAGCTCCCGCCCTACCCGGCGCTCCCACGTGCTCACGCCGATGTTGACCGCCAGAGTAGCGATCATGACAGCGAACGAGACCGCATCGACCTGGGGTGGGCTGACGGCCCCCGAAAGCTGCGACAGGGCGCTGGAGCCGATGCGGTATGCGGCGAACGCGAGCATGCCCGCGATGGCTGCCGAGGCGTACGATTCGAACTTGTCATGCCCATAGGGATGGTCGCGGTCCGCCGGCCGGCCGGCGATGGCCATGCCCACGAGCCCGATGACGTTGCTGGCCCCGTCGAACAGCGAGTGAAAGCCGTCGGCCTGCATGGCCGCCGACCCGGAAACCGTACCCCACCCGATCTTGGCGAGCGCGACGCCGACGTTCAAGGCGAGCACGGCCCACAGGACGGTCCGAATACGCTTGACACGCAGCGTCCCGGCCTCGCTGTCCGATGGTCTCGTGTATCCCACCTGGTCGTTCCTCCCCTTGTGCCACATACCCCTAGGGGGTATCATCGTTCAAGAACAACCCATTCAAGGTATCAGAAGCGGAGACTGTGATGACTGACTCACCGGAAACCACCGTCATCTCCGATGAGGAGCAACGCAAGGCCATGGTGAACCGGCTGAAGCGCCTGGAGGGACAGATTCGCGGCCTTCAGACGATGATCGAGTCCGGTCAGGAATGCGACGCGATTCTCACACAGGTCATGGCTGCAAAATCCGCGCTCAACCAAGTGGGACTGCACATCATCGGGCACGCCATGAAGAACTGCCTCATCGACGAAGAAGCCGCCACGCGCGAGGAGCTCATCGACGAGGCGATCAAGGTGTTCCTCAAGTACTCATCCTGTGTGAAGTAGGCGCCTCGAGCGCCTTCAGACGCTGTCGTGGCCCCGCGACTCGATCGCCGTCGGGGCCACGTTTCATGTCACGTAGGGTCCTGCCCTCCGACCGGAGGGCGCCCTAGCCTCAAGTGAACCGGCTGCCACCGCAGCTCGCTGTGGAAGCGCTTGAAGTCGTCGTGCACGTTCCTGACCCGAGAATCCCACCGCCGACACCTCGGTCGATCTGGGTCGAATCGCACTCGGGACACAGCAGGTCCTCGTTACGCAGAAGGCGCATGAGGAATCGGTCGAATTGATGACCGCACGAGCGGCACCTCAGCTCGTACGTGGGCATCTAGACCCCCAGACCAAGCTCTTGGGACAGGGCATCCGCTCCCCTGGCACCTACCACTTGGGCCACCAACTTACCGCCATCGAATTTGGCGATCGTGGGGATGCTCATGACCCCATGCTCGACGGCGATGTCTCTGGATTCATCGATGTTGAGCTTGACGAACGCAACAGCGTCACCCGCTCGAGAGGCCAACTTGTCTATCTCAGGAGCGACCATCCGGCACGGACCACACCAAGGTGCCCAGAAATCAACGACCACCGGCACATCGGACTCCAGCACCTTCTCGCGCCACGTACTTGCATCCACATCGATCGCACTGCTCATTGGAGACTCCTATCCTTGGTGATTCTGCGTGCTTCCTTTATACCCCATGGGGTATCCCGTGGTCAAGCACCGAGAGCACTGGCTGCGCTCGCATCGAGTATCATCGCCATCAGGAGGAGCCGTGGATCCAGGGACCGCGTGGTGGATAGCACTCGTTGGGGGCGCGCTGTTGGCCGGCGCCTCGGTGACGGCGGTGCTTGTCGCGCCCCGTCGGACTGAGGCGCTCTTCGCCGTCTTGGGAGCGCTCGTCGCCGCAGCCGCCCTCACATCGTTCGCCGCCATCGTGGGAACCACCCCCCGCGTCAACGTCGCCCTGTACGCGTTCACCTTCCTCTTGGCCTTCGCGGGGGGCGGCTACGCTCTGGCGTCCACCCTGCTTCTCTCATCGGTGCGCCCGCCGGCGCCGGCACAGGCGACTGAGACCGCGAACGAAGACCCGCGACCCGCCGTCATCATCTGCCGGTGTGTTGAGCCGGAGTCCTACGCGTTCTCGAGCACGGCGAGCATGCTTGACGGCCTGGCTTCAGAGGGACTTCTGGAGCCGTCGGTCGGGACACTGCCCCTGCTGTTCTTCGCCCAGAAGGCACGCTACCGGTTGGCCGGCGGCGCGAGTCAGGGAGTCCGGGACCTCAGCACCGTGGCCGCCCGGCTCCAAGACTCGATGAGAGAGGTGAACCCGTCGGTGACCTGGGCCACCTGCAGCGGGGCCGCCCGCCTGGCGGTGCGGGTTTCGCAGGCTGTGTCCGCCGGCCACCGACGCATCGTCGTGGTCGATCTTTCCGTGGCTCCCGGCATCCACTTCGAGCGAGCTGTGGCTGAGGCCGATGCGGTGTGCGCGTCCGCTCCCCACACGTCGATCGTTCACACCACCTGTATGCGCGACGCCGATTCCGTGCTGCGCCACCTGGCGAACCGGATCCTCGCCGCATGCAAAGGCGAAGCGGACAGCGGCGTGGTGCTGGTAGGAATCGGACAGCCGCGCGAGCGGGCGACCCTGGACCCCCGGTTCGGCGAGCGCGAGACGTCGTTTCTCAACCGACTCAAGATGATCCTGCGCGACGAGGGGATGTCGGGCGATCACGTGCGCATCGCGTGGTCCGAGTGGGAGGAGCCCGATGTCACCCAGGAGGTGCGCCACCTGGCAGCACTCGGGTGCACCCGTATCCGCGTGGTGCCGGCGACGCGCCCGATAGAATCGCTCGCCACCTCCTCGGACCTGCGCGCGGCGATTCGTGCGTCACGTCTCGACGAATCCGCCGAGGTCATGATCATGCCCGCATGGGGAAGTGAATCCCCGGTGGTGGGGGCTATCGCGGATTCGGTGAGGCGCGCGCTCAGAGACGACCAGTAGACTCCGCCTCGGCGTGCGGCGCCTTGCAGCGCTCCCAGTTCAGCGCCTGGAGCTGTCGGATGCGCGGGTAGTTACGCGCAAGCCGCCATACGAACGACAATCCTTGGGGGCGCGAGTCGGCGCGCGTTTCGAGTTTCAGGATCGACTGCCGAAGCTCCTCAGCTGTCGAACCGCGGAAGAGCGTGAAGCCCTTACCGACCGCCTCAAGGTAGTGAGCATCACTGCCCCCGGTTGCCGCTATGCCATGACCGCCGGCAAACATCTTGGCGGCCAGGCTGTTGGCCCAGACGAGGAAGGGTAACGAGTTGTAGATCTCGAGGGCGTGGAACGCCCAATCGTTTACCGCGTCCGCCAGCAGGTTGCGCCCGAACGGCCCGAACACGCCCTGGCTCGAGAACGGGTGGGCGATGATCGCGATGCCGCCCTGGGCCTCGATCGCACGCACGGTATCTCGCGAACTCATGCCTGCCGGGATGGCCTCGGTCAGATACAGTCCGAGGATGTGGCCCTCGCGCGACGAGACCTCTTCGCCGACGATGACTTCGAAGTCATACAGCTCGGCCAGGGACTGGGCGAACAGCGCGCCCTCGATGGTGTTGTGATCCGTGATGGCGATGACGTCGAGGTCCGTGCGGTTCTGCACGAACTCCATGATCTGGGGAACACTCGCGGTCCCATCGGAATGGTCCGAGTGAATGTGTATGTCGGCCTTGCCCCAAGCCTGAGACGATTTCACGCGGTGAGTTTCCCCTTCATCGAGGACCCATGAGGTCCGATTGTGCACCCAAGGGCACCCATCTAGCAAGCCGCTGACCAAAACCGCGCACTCTCTGTGTATCGGCCAGAAAGTCCTCGACATGAGCCCCTCCCGCCGCTCGCGGACAGCCCGCTGTCGGTGCGCACAGCTCAACCCGCCTCGATCAGCGGACCCGTGCCCACTGCTCGAGCCGCGAAACGCCCTCATGAAGCCGGTCGAGACCCGTCGCATAGGAGAAGCGCAGGAATCCCTCGCCCCCGGCTCCGAAGTCGATGCCCGGCGCACACGCCACCCCTGCCTCCTCCAGCAAGCGCCCCGTCAGGGCCAGGGAATCCTCGCCCCAACAGCGCGCATCGGCGAACACGTAGAAGGCGCCGCACGGCTCGCAGTCGATCGTCAGCCCGACACGTCGAAGGGCCGGCACAAGGAATCGACGGCGCTCGTCATAGAGATCGCGCATGCGCACGACATCATCCTGCGCCTGCGTCAGCGCCACGACGCCCGCCTGCTGAACGAACGCGTTGGCCGCGAGAAAGAAGTTCTGCTGGATCTTCTCGGCGGACCTCACGTACTCGCGCGGTGCGATGAGATAGCCGAGGCGCCACCCGGTCATCGCGTACGCCTTTGAGAAGCCGTTGAGCACAAAGGCGCGATCGGTGAACTCAAGGATCGAGTGCTCCGCGCCGCAGAACGTCAGGCCGTGATAGATCTCATCACTGGCGATGTGAACGCCCGTGCGCTCCGCGAGATCCGCGAGCGCCATCAGGTCTTCACGGCTCAGCACCGCACCGGTCGGATTGCTCGGCGAGGTGATCATGATGGCCCGCGTGCGAGGCGTGATAGCGGCCTCGAGCTCATCGAGGTCGTAGCGAAACCCGTCCCGCGCACGCACGCGCAGCATCTTGGGCACTCCGCCCAGGAATGACACGTAGTTGGGGTATGCGGGATAGCACGGATCGGGCATCACGACCTCGTCGCCCGGATCGAGCAGCGCGCCGAACAGCAACAGCATCGCCGGGCTGGTGCCTTGGGTGACGACGATGTCTTCAGGATCGATGCCGACGTCGTATGCGGCGCGGTAGTGATCACGGATCGCCGCGCGCAGATCGGGGAGCCCGAGCGACTGGGTGTAGTGCGTCGAGCCTGAAGCCATAGCCTCCTCGGCAGCCCGCGTGATCACGTCAGGCGTCGGAAAGTCCGGGTCGCCGATCTCAAGGCGGACGATATCGCGCCCTGTGGCCTCGAGTTCCTTCGCCCGCGCAACTACATCCATGACGACGAACGGTCGGATCGCCTCTGCACGACGGGAGATGGGTGTCATGCGCTCGCCAGTCCTCTCACGGTTCGATTCGGGCCCGGTAGATGGCCGCCGCAGCACTACCCAGTTCCTCGAGACGGCGCAGATCAGCGTAGCCGATATCGGGGGTGGCGATGAGTTCGTGGGGCGGCTCAGGGTCGTAGGCCAGGCCCAGCTCGTCCGCACGTCGCCACAGTTCGGTGCCTGGTAGCACGTGGAGCGTCGACAGCTGAACCTTGCCCGGGTCAAGGCCGATGGCGAAGTCGATGCCGGCCAGCACATCGGCGGCTGTGTCACCGGGAAGACCGACGATGAGATCGCACTCCACCGAGATGCCGGCCGTCCGGCAGGCGGCAACACCCGAGGCGAACCTTTCGCGATCGAACGATCGGTTGCACGTCTTGAGCGAGCGCAGGCCCACGCTTTGGGGCCCCGTCTCGACGCTGACGACCCCGGACTGAGCCAACAGGGCGGCCTGTGGGGCATCGACACGCTCGATGTCGACCTCGATGGTGTGCAGGCGAACGCCTCGTGCGGCGAACGGCGAAAGAATCTCACTCAGGCGCTCGAGCCTGTCAGGAGTCAAGTTGAACACCGGGTCGATGAAGCTGAACGACTGCATACCCGGCACCGATGCGACCGCTTCCACGTCGGCGGCTATCCGGTCCCATGAGAACGAGCGAATACGGGTCAGCCCCTTGCCCTCGTAGCAGTACGCGCAGCGGTGCGGACAGCCGCGATAGGTCTCGATGTACGCCGAACCGTCGGTTGCATGCGTTCGGCCCTGAAAGGGGGAAGCGAGGGTGTCGAGATCATCGACGGGTGCAGACTCCGGCCCGTGCACGATGACGCCCCCGACGCGGGCACTGACGCCTGGCACGCTACCCAGATCGCCTCCGCGCACATACGAGTGGAGCACGTCAGCTAGCGCCCGTTCGCCTTCGCCACGCGCCACCACATGGATGTAGGGTCGGGCAGCGAGCACGTCATCGGCGATCGGACCAACCTCCGGCCCTCCGACGACGATGATCGTGTCGGGCAACGCCGCAACGATCACCCGAGCGGCCTCGTACACGTGCCGCGCAGTCCAGCAGTAGACGGGAAACGCGACCACCTGGGGCACAGGGTCGAGCGCGAGCACCCGATACGCCGTCCACCAGGCGTCCGAGGAGATATCGACATCGATTCTGGCGAGGGCCACGTCAGCCAAGCGCGGGTCGACGCGAACCGAGGCCTCGAGATAATCGACGGCCAGCGAGCGATACCCCGGAGTCGTCACCCCGACGAGCGCGACCCTGAGGGAACTGCGAGTCATTCTCCGACCTCGATCTCGGCCCACGCGCGGTGAGCCCACTGCGGCGCCATCGCGAACAGGTCTCCCGAAACCGAAGCGGCAAGCCCGTGAACCGCCGCCGTATCGAGTGCGGCGAGAACGAGGGGGCCGTCGGCCTCGCGGCACGCGGTCGCGTCGAGGTGGACCGCAACCGCGCCGAGCGAGGCGAGCCACGCGACAGCACCCGCTGCACCTCTGGCGTTGTGCCGACACACCGGCACCCGTCCCGTCACCGCGACGCGGAGGCCGTCGCGCGCCGCTGCCGCTACGAACGCGCGAACCCCGCCATCGCAGGCGGCCGCCAGGCCGCTGCGCCCGGAGAGGCGGTCGTGTTCTTCACCGGCAGCCAGCACGACCACTTCCAGGTGCCGCACTCCGGCTGCCAGGATGCCGACTGCGTTTGCACCCGTTGCGAGCGCGCCACCGTCG
The genomic region above belongs to Coriobacteriia bacterium and contains:
- a CDS encoding B12-binding domain-containing radical SAM protein; this encodes MTRSSLRVALVGVTTPGYRSLAVDYLEASVRVDPRLADVALARIDVDISSDAWWTAYRVLALDPVPQVVAFPVYCWTARHVYEAARVIVAALPDTIIVVGGPEVGPIADDVLAARPYIHVVARGEGERALADVLHSYVRGGDLGSVPGVSARVGGVIVHGPESAPVDDLDTLASPFQGRTHATDGSAYIETYRGCPHRCAYCYEGKGLTRIRSFSWDRIAADVEAVASVPGMQSFSFIDPVFNLTPDRLERLSEILSPFAARGVRLHTIEVDIERVDAPQAALLAQSGVVSVETGPQSVGLRSLKTCNRSFDRERFASGVAACRTAGISVECDLIVGLPGDTAADVLAGIDFAIGLDPGKVQLSTLHVLPGTELWRRADELGLAYDPEPPHELIATPDIGYADLRRLEELGSAAAAIYRARIEP
- a CDS encoding CbiX/SirB N-terminal domain-containing protein, translated to MDPGTAWWIALVGGALLAGASVTAVLVAPRRTEALFAVLGALVAAAALTSFAAIVGTTPRVNVALYAFTFLLAFAGGGYALASTLLLSSVRPPAPAQATETANEDPRPAVIICRCVEPESYAFSSTASMLDGLASEGLLEPSVGTLPLLFFAQKARYRLAGGASQGVRDLSTVAARLQDSMREVNPSVTWATCSGAARLAVRVSQAVSAGHRRIVVVDLSVAPGIHFERAVAEADAVCASAPHTSIVHTTCMRDADSVLRHLANRILAACKGEADSGVVLVGIGQPRERATLDPRFGERETSFLNRLKMILRDEGMSGDHVRIAWSEWEEPDVTQEVRHLAALGCTRIRVVPATRPIESLATSSDLRAAIRASRLDESAEVMIMPAWGSESPVVGAIADSVRRALRDDQ
- a CDS encoding CehA/McbA family metallohydrolase; this encodes MKSSQAWGKADIHIHSDHSDGTASVPQIMEFVQNRTDLDVIAITDHNTIEGALFAQSLAELYDFEVIVGEEVSSREGHILGLYLTEAIPAGMSSRDTVRAIEAQGGIAIIAHPFSSQGVFGPFGRNLLADAVNDWAFHALEIYNSLPFLVWANSLAAKMFAGGHGIAATGGSDAHYLEAVGKGFTLFRGSTAEELRQSILKLETRADSRPQGLSFVWRLARNYPRIRQLQALNWERCKAPHAEAESTGRL
- a CDS encoding pyridoxal phosphate-dependent aminotransferase, yielding MTPISRRAEAIRPFVVMDVVARAKELEATGRDIVRLEIGDPDFPTPDVITRAAEEAMASGSTHYTQSLGLPDLRAAIRDHYRAAYDVGIDPEDIVVTQGTSPAMLLLFGALLDPGDEVVMPDPCYPAYPNYVSFLGGVPKMLRVRARDGFRYDLDELEAAITPRTRAIMITSPSNPTGAVLSREDLMALADLAERTGVHIASDEIYHGLTFCGAEHSILEFTDRAFVLNGFSKAYAMTGWRLGYLIAPREYVRSAEKIQQNFFLAANAFVQQAGVVALTQAQDDVVRMRDLYDERRRFLVPALRRVGLTIDCEPCGAFYVFADARCWGEDSLALTGRLLEEAGVACAPGIDFGAGGEGFLRFSYATGLDRLHEGVSRLEQWARVR